A single window of Candidatus Binatus sp. DNA harbors:
- a CDS encoding group 1 truncated hemoglobin, whose protein sequence is MSNTNPKSLYERLGGYDAICAVANDLLSRLAADKLLARFWKNRGDDGVAREKQLLIDFLCASAGGPMYYTGRAMNLSHKGMQISETDWRAFLGHLHATLNSFQVPQQECAEVLAFIESTKSDIIEL, encoded by the coding sequence ATGAGCAACACAAATCCGAAATCCTTGTACGAGAGATTGGGCGGCTACGATGCCATTTGTGCTGTGGCCAACGACCTATTGTCGCGCCTTGCGGCGGACAAATTACTAGCGCGCTTTTGGAAGAATCGCGGCGATGACGGCGTCGCTCGCGAGAAGCAACTGCTGATCGATTTCTTGTGCGCTTCCGCTGGAGGTCCCATGTACTACACCGGTCGTGCCATGAACCTTTCACATAAGGGCATGCAAATTAGCGAGACGGACTGGCGAGCCTTCCTCGGCCACCTGCACGCTACCCTGAATTCGTTCCAGGTTCCTCAGCAGGAGTGCGCGGAGGTGCTCGCATTCATCGAAAGCACCAAGTCGGACATCATCGAGCTTTGA